From Thermoflavifilum aggregans, a single genomic window includes:
- the coaBC gene encoding bifunctional phosphopantothenoylcysteine decarboxylase/phosphopantothenate--cysteine ligase CoaBC: MLEGHTIVLGVTGSIAAYKAAELVRLLVKEGAGVKVVMTPEARQFITPLTLSTLSHHPVYAELASEDEWHNHVMLGREADLLLIAPATAHTLAKMAIGLCDNLLLATYLSATCPVMAAPAMDEDMWWHPAIRDALNKLQSFGVDVLEVAHGDLASGLQGWGRMLEPPQIVQSMLERWIKPTQLLKNKKVLVTAGPTREPIDPVRYISNHSSGKMGFALAKVFAWMGAEVHLIAGPTPVPPPQHPRIRLTRIETAAQLQQACEAIFPETDITVMAAAVADYRPQQIASQKIKKQDPHLELQLEKTTDILAELGKRKQPHQWLVGFALESRHDASLAREKMQQKNLDMIVLNSLDEAGAGFSGDTNKISIFDRFGHEMHFPLKHKHGVAHDIIQALLSIMHPA; encoded by the coding sequence ATGCTGGAGGGTCATACCATCGTACTCGGCGTAACCGGCAGCATTGCAGCTTATAAAGCTGCCGAGCTGGTGCGATTGCTGGTTAAGGAAGGTGCAGGTGTGAAGGTGGTAATGACGCCCGAAGCCCGGCAGTTTATCACTCCTCTTACTTTATCTACTCTTTCCCATCATCCGGTATATGCGGAACTTGCATCAGAAGATGAATGGCATAACCATGTGATGTTGGGACGTGAGGCTGATCTGCTGCTGATTGCGCCGGCAACAGCTCATACCCTCGCCAAAATGGCTATCGGCTTATGCGATAATCTGCTGCTGGCCACTTATTTATCCGCTACTTGTCCGGTAATGGCAGCGCCCGCCATGGATGAAGATATGTGGTGGCATCCGGCTATCCGCGATGCGCTAAACAAATTGCAAAGTTTCGGGGTGGATGTGCTGGAAGTAGCTCATGGCGATCTGGCCAGCGGCCTGCAGGGCTGGGGACGTATGTTAGAACCCCCGCAAATCGTTCAATCCATGCTGGAACGATGGATAAAACCCACCCAACTACTGAAAAACAAAAAAGTACTGGTCACGGCAGGCCCTACACGTGAACCCATCGATCCGGTACGTTACATCAGCAATCATTCTTCCGGTAAAATGGGATTTGCTCTGGCAAAGGTTTTTGCCTGGATGGGAGCCGAAGTACATCTGATTGCAGGCCCCACACCTGTACCACCGCCACAGCATCCCCGTATCCGGCTTACCCGTATCGAAACCGCAGCACAGCTTCAGCAAGCGTGTGAAGCCATTTTCCCGGAGACGGATATCACCGTAATGGCTGCCGCTGTGGCTGATTATCGTCCCCAACAAATTGCTTCGCAAAAAATAAAAAAACAGGATCCTCATCTGGAGCTGCAACTGGAAAAAACCACGGATATCCTGGCAGAACTGGGAAAACGCAAACAGCCACATCAGTGGCTGGTAGGCTTTGCGCTGGAAAGCCGGCATGATGCATCGCTGGCCCGGGAAAAAATGCAACAAAAGAACCTTGACATGATCGTGCTGAACAGCCTGGACGAAGCCGGTGCCGGCTTTAGCGGTGACACCAATAAAATCAGTATTTTTGATCGCTTTGGTCATGAAATGCATTTCCCGTTAAAACATAAGCATGGTGTCGCCCACGATATCATACAGGCTCTGCTCAGCATCATGCATCCGGCATAA
- a CDS encoding FtsL-like putative cell division protein yields MANRQQQSQSVTDMASSGNQPKRNVLAYRRILFRHEWIIRHLPYVFYLSCLALIYIANGHQAEKKIRTLNQLQKEVKALHWKYLEAKSDVMFQSKYSEVARQVAPWGWSASSQPPFVLVVDTTN; encoded by the coding sequence ATGGCAAACAGGCAACAGCAATCACAATCTGTCACAGACATGGCTAGCTCCGGTAATCAACCGAAAAGAAATGTGCTGGCTTACCGGCGAATATTGTTTCGGCACGAATGGATTATCCGGCATCTGCCTTATGTGTTTTACCTGTCGTGCCTGGCATTGATATATATCGCCAACGGCCATCAGGCAGAAAAGAAAATCAGAACCCTGAACCAATTGCAAAAGGAAGTGAAAGCCCTGCACTGGAAATACCTGGAAGCCAAAAGCGATGTGATGTTTCAAAGCAAATACAGCGAGGTGGCTCGCCAAGTAGCTCCCTGGGGCTGGAGTGCATCATCACAACCTCCTTTTGTGTTGGTGGTGGATACAACAAACTGA
- the porD gene encoding type IX secretion system protein PorD, producing MVSPTISYRLCSASCIRHKKLFCRIPLCFLFGILFPVIAFHSLKAQELQAQVRVIHDRIKGVDDATFQRFQADVTSFLNDRKWTSDNYLPYERIQCNFVFNFTQYAGDNIFSVQLTVQSSRPVYNTNYQSPVFNYLDQNVSFRYIINQPLEFNENRISGNDALQANLTAVLAYYVYIILGLDADSFSPRGGVPYFQKAQYIVNNAPEDSRYISGWKPFEGNRNRYWLVDNLLNNRLQIFHSVMYQYYRLGLDRMYDDPVNARMSILTSLSSLYTMNQENPNTMILQLFMLAKADELANLFSDAPLNDKQRALQILTQLDPEHTSLYTQKLQ from the coding sequence ATGGTGTCGCCCACGATATCATACAGGCTCTGCTCAGCATCATGCATCCGGCATAAGAAGCTCTTCTGCCGGATACCCCTTTGCTTCCTGTTTGGCATTTTGTTTCCCGTTATTGCATTTCATTCTTTAAAAGCACAGGAATTACAAGCTCAAGTGCGCGTTATCCACGACCGCATCAAAGGCGTGGACGATGCTACTTTTCAGCGTTTCCAAGCTGATGTAACAAGCTTCCTAAATGATCGCAAATGGACAAGTGATAATTACCTTCCTTATGAACGAATCCAATGCAATTTTGTTTTCAATTTCACACAATATGCCGGTGATAATATTTTTTCTGTTCAGCTGACCGTTCAATCATCCCGTCCTGTTTACAATACCAACTATCAATCGCCTGTGTTCAATTATCTCGATCAGAATGTAAGTTTCCGGTATATCATCAATCAACCTCTTGAATTCAATGAAAACCGCATTTCAGGGAATGATGCGCTTCAGGCCAATCTTACGGCCGTACTGGCTTATTATGTGTACATTATCCTGGGCCTTGATGCCGATTCATTTTCCCCGCGCGGGGGCGTACCCTATTTCCAAAAAGCACAGTATATCGTGAACAATGCACCGGAAGACAGTCGTTACATCAGCGGATGGAAACCTTTTGAAGGCAATCGTAACCGATACTGGCTGGTAGATAATCTACTCAATAACCGCCTGCAGATTTTTCATAGTGTCATGTATCAATATTATCGGCTGGGGCTCGACCGGATGTACGATGATCCTGTGAATGCGCGTATGAGCATACTTACATCGCTATCTTCACTTTATACCATGAATCAGGAAAATCCCAACACCATGATTCTTCAGTTGTTTATGCTTGCAAAAGCCGATGAGCTGGCCAATCTGTTTTCCGATGCCCCATTGAATGATAAACAACGGGCTCTTCAAATCCTTACCCAGCTTGATCCGGAACATACCTCTTTATACACCCAGAAGCTGCAATGA
- the rsmH gene encoding 16S rRNA (cytosine(1402)-N(4))-methyltransferase RsmH, protein MNTEKGHHEPVMVEEVLEGLNIRENGVYVDATYGGGGHTRAILSKLGNGGRVIAFDQDESVREHVLQDQRLVFVPESFIYLKQFLRYYHAVPVDGILADLGVSSFQLDTPERGFSLRYDAPLDMRMDRRREQTAADLLQEVSEAELHCILEMYGEVRNARTVARVIVQARGRKPIQTTGELVQLLEPLVRGNRHQYLARVFQALRIAVNDELHALESFLQQAAEVLRPGGRLVVISFHSLEDRIVKQFMKGELTRQAQASVLTERQTMFRLITRKPLQPTPAEVERNPRSSSARLRVAEKLPLPS, encoded by the coding sequence ATGAACACCGAAAAAGGTCATCACGAGCCGGTGATGGTAGAGGAAGTACTGGAAGGATTGAATATCCGGGAAAATGGTGTTTACGTGGATGCAACTTATGGAGGCGGGGGCCATACCCGCGCCATTTTAAGCAAACTGGGAAATGGCGGAAGGGTGATTGCTTTTGATCAGGATGAATCCGTTCGCGAGCATGTGTTGCAGGACCAGCGGCTTGTATTCGTGCCGGAAAGTTTTATCTACCTCAAGCAGTTTTTGCGATACTATCACGCTGTTCCGGTTGACGGCATTCTGGCTGATCTGGGCGTATCGTCGTTTCAGCTTGATACACCGGAACGGGGATTTTCTCTGCGGTACGATGCACCTCTGGATATGCGCATGGACAGGCGCAGGGAACAGACGGCGGCTGATTTGCTGCAGGAGGTTTCAGAAGCCGAACTGCATTGCATCTTGGAGATGTATGGCGAAGTAAGAAATGCACGTACGGTAGCCCGCGTCATTGTGCAGGCAAGAGGCCGGAAGCCTATTCAGACCACAGGAGAACTAGTGCAACTGCTTGAGCCGTTGGTGCGGGGAAACAGGCATCAATATCTGGCAAGGGTGTTTCAGGCGCTGCGTATAGCTGTGAATGATGAGCTCCACGCGCTTGAAAGCTTCCTGCAACAGGCTGCAGAAGTGCTTCGGCCGGGCGGAAGGCTGGTAGTCATCAGTTTTCATTCTCTGGAAGACCGCATCGTGAAGCAGTTTATGAAAGGGGAATTAACCAGACAAGCACAAGCATCTGTGTTGACTGAACGGCAAACGATGTTTCGCCTAATTACCCGAAAGCCCCTGCAACCCACACCGGCTGAGGTGGAACGCAATCCCAGATCATCGAGTGCCCGATTGCGCGTGGCAGAAAAATTACCCCTACCATCCTGA
- a CDS encoding outer membrane protein assembly factor BamD, whose translation MKHRMIIRTAISMLMAATLIAGCSPLAKIEKSGDYQKKLAYANELYARKKYTQAHDLYESLLTVYKGTTQFENLYYRYAYSTYYMKDYIQAAFHFKNFVDYFPNSPHAAEMAFMQAYCFYKLSPQVELDQSNTEKAIGQMQQFIDTYPESDKVEEANKIIDACRAKLEEKEYRAAMLYYNLGYYQAAAITFNNVLLDYPTSPRSDEYKYLVIKSEYMYALNSVPSKQEERFNQVITDYLDFMQYYANSKYAREAATYYHLAQQNLKSLSHE comes from the coding sequence ATGAAGCATCGCATGATCATACGAACAGCTATAAGCATGCTGATGGCGGCTACGCTGATAGCCGGTTGTTCCCCCCTGGCTAAAATTGAAAAAAGCGGGGACTATCAGAAAAAGCTGGCTTATGCCAATGAATTGTATGCCCGGAAAAAATATACCCAGGCCCATGATCTGTATGAATCCTTGTTAACGGTTTACAAAGGCACCACCCAGTTCGAGAATCTTTATTACCGTTATGCCTATTCCACCTACTACATGAAAGATTACATACAGGCAGCTTTCCATTTCAAAAATTTTGTGGATTATTTTCCCAATAGCCCACATGCTGCCGAAATGGCTTTCATGCAAGCTTACTGTTTTTACAAGCTGTCTCCCCAGGTGGAGCTTGACCAAAGCAATACCGAAAAAGCTATTGGACAAATGCAGCAGTTTATTGATACCTATCCCGAATCTGACAAGGTGGAAGAAGCAAATAAAATCATTGATGCCTGCAGGGCAAAACTGGAAGAAAAAGAATATCGTGCTGCCATGCTATACTACAACTTAGGGTATTACCAGGCAGCCGCTATTACCTTCAACAATGTGCTGCTCGATTACCCCACTTCACCCAGAAGTGATGAATATAAATATCTGGTGATCAAATCTGAATACATGTACGCCTTGAACAGTGTACCATCCAAACAGGAAGAACGCTTTAACCAGGTGATAACAGACTACCTGGATTTCATGCAATATTACGCTAATAGCAAATATGCCAGGGAAGCTGCAACCTATTATCATTTAGCTCAACAAAACTTAAAATCACTTTCCCATGAGTAA
- a CDS encoding DNA-directed RNA polymerase subunit omega produces MSKSKKSLVHHISPSIETRNVNQIKEKTGNIYESIAIIAKRANQINVALKEELHAKLEEFASHSDSLEEVHENKEQIEISRYYERLPNPALQATQEFLEDKIYYRKEEDQDLFS; encoded by the coding sequence ATGAGTAAGAGTAAAAAAAGCCTGGTTCACCACATCAGCCCTTCCATTGAAACCAGGAATGTGAACCAGATCAAAGAAAAAACCGGCAATATCTATGAATCCATTGCCATTATTGCCAAAAGGGCCAATCAGATTAATGTGGCCCTGAAGGAAGAGCTGCATGCCAAGCTGGAAGAATTTGCAAGTCACAGCGACAGCCTGGAAGAAGTGCATGAAAACAAGGAACAGATTGAGATTTCCAGATACTACGAAAGGCTGCCCAATCCGGCTCTTCAGGCTACGCAGGAATTTCTGGAAGACAAGATTTATTATCGGAAAGAAGAAGATCAGGATTTATTCAGTTAA
- the mraZ gene encoding division/cell wall cluster transcriptional repressor MraZ, whose translation MTGFLGEYEATLDAKGRFLLPTGFRKQLGEADSHQFVLNRGFEKCLSLYPMSEWMPLFEQIKKLNDFDPQVRAFKRYFLAGATLVELDSASRILLPKHLMEYAGLSRDIVLAANTNKIEIWDKQKYQALFDNFSAEAFSQLASKVMGGNLP comes from the coding sequence TTGACAGGCTTTTTGGGAGAATATGAGGCTACGCTCGACGCAAAGGGGCGTTTTCTACTGCCTACCGGTTTCCGCAAGCAACTGGGGGAGGCTGATAGCCACCAGTTTGTGCTGAACCGGGGTTTTGAAAAATGCCTGTCGCTATACCCTATGTCGGAATGGATGCCGCTGTTTGAGCAGATTAAGAAGCTGAATGATTTTGATCCACAAGTGCGGGCTTTTAAGCGTTATTTTTTAGCGGGAGCCACGTTGGTAGAGCTCGACAGTGCTTCGCGGATTTTATTGCCCAAACACCTGATGGAATATGCGGGTTTGTCGCGGGATATTGTCCTGGCAGCCAATACCAACAAAATTGAGATCTGGGATAAACAAAAATATCAGGCGCTCTTTGATAATTTCTCAGCCGAAGCGTTTAGCCAACTGGCCAGCAAGGTGATGGGAGGAAATCTGCCATGA